In one Kitasatospora cineracea genomic region, the following are encoded:
- a CDS encoding XRE family transcriptional regulator — translation MAWLESGGHGLAALPAEQRGRTSHLLDAQLATVQALIATGRYDERTGRRLHRLAASLATTSGWHRFDQGRHPAAERLWELALQCAHRAGDRERGAGVLADAAYQATWLGRPGTATARLDYALEAARHPTARALLLLRRARAHAALGDPVACRRDLAAAERALAAASPDPAPAWCAWMGPADLAVDTGGCLLDLGRPVAARARIAEGLAQLPPTRAKTRGIFLAYQARTHLRTGEIDRAVAAGTESLDLAARIGAPRCTALVRDLAPAFARHRHLAGVPELLDRVAPGRTSRTPRPDRTARTSGADRTSKPDRRNHGT, via the coding sequence GTGGCCTGGCTGGAGTCGGGCGGCCACGGGCTGGCCGCGCTGCCCGCCGAGCAGCGCGGCCGCACCTCCCACCTGCTGGACGCCCAACTCGCCACCGTCCAGGCGCTGATCGCCACCGGCCGGTACGACGAACGCACCGGGCGGCGGCTGCACCGGCTGGCCGCCTCGCTGGCCACCACCAGCGGCTGGCACCGCTTCGACCAGGGCCGCCACCCCGCCGCCGAACGCCTCTGGGAGCTCGCCCTGCAGTGCGCCCACCGGGCCGGCGACCGCGAGCGCGGCGCGGGCGTCCTCGCCGACGCCGCCTACCAGGCCACCTGGCTCGGACGGCCGGGCACCGCCACCGCCCGGCTCGACTACGCCCTCGAAGCCGCCCGCCACCCCACCGCCCGCGCCCTGCTGCTGCTCCGCCGGGCCCGCGCCCACGCCGCCCTCGGCGACCCGGTCGCCTGTCGGCGCGACCTGGCCGCCGCCGAACGCGCCCTCGCCGCCGCGAGCCCCGACCCGGCCCCGGCCTGGTGCGCCTGGATGGGCCCCGCCGACCTCGCCGTCGACACCGGCGGCTGCCTGCTCGACCTGGGCCGCCCGGTCGCCGCCCGGGCCCGGATCGCCGAGGGGCTCGCCCAACTGCCGCCCACCCGCGCCAAGACCCGCGGCATCTTCCTCGCCTACCAGGCCCGCACCCACCTGCGCACCGGCGAGATCGACCGGGCCGTGGCCGCCGGTACCGAGTCCCTCGACCTGGCCGCCCGGATCGGCGCCCCGCGCTGCACCGCCCTGGTCCGCGACCTGGCCCCGGCGTTCGCCCGGCACCGCCACCTGGCCGGCGTCCCCGAGCTGCTGGACCGGGTCGCCCCCGGCCGGACCTCCCGGACGCCCAGGCCCGACCGGACCGCCCGGACGTCCGGGGCCGACCGGACGTCGAAGCCCGACCGGCGCAACCACGGCACCTGA
- a CDS encoding SRPBCC family protein: MSMVQKTVEVDVPLHTAYNQWTQFEDFPQFMDGVEQVVQIDERHNHWRTKIAGVSREFDTEIVDQLPDQKIAWRTVGGDVQQMGVVTFARLDDARCEVRLAMDYDPQGMAEHAADTLGMIDRRVGGDLDRFKSFVEERGLESGGWRGRITPA; this comes from the coding sequence ATGAGCATGGTCCAGAAGACCGTCGAGGTGGACGTCCCCCTGCACACCGCCTACAACCAGTGGACGCAGTTCGAGGACTTCCCCCAGTTCATGGACGGCGTCGAGCAGGTGGTGCAGATCGACGAGCGGCACAACCACTGGCGGACGAAGATCGCCGGCGTGTCCAGGGAGTTCGACACCGAGATCGTCGACCAGCTGCCCGACCAGAAGATCGCCTGGCGGACCGTCGGCGGCGATGTCCAGCAGATGGGCGTGGTCACCTTCGCCCGGCTCGACGACGCCCGCTGCGAGGTGCGGCTGGCGATGGACTACGACCCCCAGGGCATGGCCGAACACGCCGCCGACACCCTGGGCATGATCGACCGCCGGGTCGGCGGCGACCTCGACCGCTTCAAGTCCTTCGTCGAGGAACGCGGCCTGGAGAGCGGCGGCTGGCGCGGACGGATCACCCCTGCCTGA
- a CDS encoding MFS transporter: MSAPQSRTVGAGGDPAVIETDVPARLDRLPWSPWHWRILIGLGTVWILDGLEVTIVGNLAARLAEPGSGIAISTAQVTTVAAAIYVAGACCGALFFGWLTDRLGRKKLFMLTLAVYLLATGVTALSWTPWFFFVCRFFTGFGIGGEYAAINSAIDELIPARVRGRVDLIVNGSFWIGAALGAFASIALLNTSLFATDVGWRLAFGIGVVLGLVILLVRRHVPESPRWLFTHGKGEEAEEIVRDAEAIVERETGEPLPPVDEPPIRIRERGPIGFVTIARTLVTTYPRRTVLGLSLFIGQSFLYNSVTFGYAAILTTFFDVPAGDTGYYFAVIAVGNFLGPVLLGHFFDSVGRKPMIAGSYIGSGVLLFGTAWLFQNGSLSAVGMTACWTVVLFFASAGASAAYLTVSEIFPLETRALCIAFFYAVGTAAGGISGPLLFNGLVSSGAVGDATLAFCIGAALMTAAGLVEAFLGVRAERRSLESLAAPLSQVEPADATSS, encoded by the coding sequence ATGTCCGCACCGCAAAGCCGCACCGTCGGGGCCGGGGGCGACCCGGCGGTCATCGAGACCGACGTACCGGCCAGGCTGGACCGCCTCCCGTGGTCGCCCTGGCACTGGCGGATCCTGATCGGCCTGGGCACCGTCTGGATCCTGGACGGCCTGGAAGTCACCATCGTCGGCAACCTGGCGGCCCGCCTCGCCGAGCCCGGCAGCGGCATCGCGATCAGCACCGCCCAGGTCACCACCGTCGCCGCCGCGATCTACGTGGCGGGCGCCTGCTGCGGCGCGCTGTTCTTCGGCTGGCTGACCGACCGGCTGGGCCGCAAGAAGCTGTTCATGCTGACCCTGGCCGTCTACCTGCTGGCGACGGGCGTCACCGCGCTGTCCTGGACGCCCTGGTTCTTCTTCGTCTGCCGGTTCTTCACCGGTTTCGGCATCGGCGGCGAGTACGCGGCCATCAACTCGGCGATCGACGAGCTGATCCCGGCCCGGGTGCGCGGCCGGGTCGACCTGATCGTCAACGGCAGCTTCTGGATCGGCGCGGCGCTCGGCGCGTTCGCCTCGATCGCGCTGCTGAACACCTCGCTGTTCGCCACCGACGTCGGCTGGCGGCTGGCGTTCGGGATCGGCGTGGTGCTCGGCCTGGTCATCCTGCTGGTGCGCCGGCACGTCCCGGAGAGCCCGCGCTGGCTGTTCACGCACGGCAAGGGCGAGGAGGCGGAGGAGATCGTCCGCGACGCGGAGGCGATCGTCGAGCGCGAGACCGGCGAGCCGCTGCCGCCGGTGGACGAGCCACCGATCAGGATCCGCGAGCGCGGCCCGATCGGCTTCGTCACCATCGCCCGCACCCTGGTCACCACCTACCCGCGCCGCACCGTCCTCGGGCTGTCGCTGTTCATCGGGCAGTCCTTCCTCTACAACTCGGTCACCTTCGGGTACGCGGCGATCCTCACCACGTTCTTCGACGTCCCGGCGGGCGACACCGGCTACTACTTCGCGGTGATCGCGGTCGGCAACTTCCTCGGGCCGGTGCTGCTCGGCCACTTCTTCGACTCGGTCGGCCGCAAGCCGATGATCGCGGGCAGCTACATCGGCTCCGGCGTCCTGCTGTTCGGCACCGCCTGGCTGTTCCAGAACGGTTCGCTGAGCGCCGTCGGGATGACGGCCTGCTGGACGGTCGTGCTGTTCTTCGCCTCGGCGGGGGCGAGCGCCGCGTACCTGACCGTCAGCGAGATCTTCCCGCTGGAGACGCGGGCGTTGTGCATCGCGTTCTTCTACGCGGTCGGCACGGCGGCCGGCGGCATCTCCGGGCCGCTGCTCTTCAACGGCCTGGTCAGTAGCGGGGCGGTCGGGGACGCCACGCTGGCGTTCTGCATCGGCGCGGCGCTGATGACGGCCGCGGGCCTGGTGGAGGCGTTCCTCGGGGTGCGGGCCGAGCGCCGCAGCCTGGAGTCGCTGGCCGCCCCGCTCAGCCAGGTCGAACCGGCCGACGCCACGTCCTCCTGA
- a CDS encoding effector-associated constant component EACC1 has protein sequence MTGYTIAFHGEDDEVREAAEALQQHLNRDTELRGLTSNRIRPPRADEQGGIADAVQYAAELGPLVISPLCAWLEARLRKNGVSLELRRPDGTELRISADSARDSAELMDQVEDFLSSE, from the coding sequence ATGACCGGCTACACCATTGCCTTCCACGGCGAGGACGACGAGGTCCGCGAGGCCGCCGAAGCCCTCCAGCAGCACCTCAACCGCGACACCGAGCTGCGCGGCCTCACCAGCAACCGGATCCGCCCGCCCCGTGCCGACGAACAGGGCGGCATCGCGGACGCGGTCCAGTACGCCGCCGAGCTGGGCCCGCTGGTGATCAGCCCGCTCTGCGCCTGGCTGGAGGCCCGCCTGCGCAAGAACGGCGTCTCGCTGGAACTGCGCCGCCCCGACGGCACCGAGCTCCGGATCTCCGCCGACTCCGCCAGGGACAGCGCCGAACTCATGGACCAGGTCGAGGACTTCCTCTCCTCCGAATGA
- a CDS encoding PaaI family thioesterase: MTPPPPDLLLARKVLAAQPFSVLVGARLEVFEPGRAVLALDIRDDLKQQNGFVHGGVLAYAADNAITFAAGTVLGPAVLTGGVTISYVRPAVGATLEAEATVASGGRRQATCRCDLFTVAPDVARTLCAVAQGTVLTAG; this comes from the coding sequence ATGACACCGCCCCCGCCCGACCTCCTGCTCGCCCGGAAGGTCCTCGCGGCCCAGCCGTTCAGCGTCCTGGTCGGTGCGCGGCTGGAGGTCTTCGAGCCGGGCCGCGCCGTCCTGGCCCTCGACATCCGCGACGACCTCAAGCAGCAGAACGGCTTCGTCCACGGCGGCGTCCTGGCCTACGCCGCCGACAACGCGATCACCTTCGCGGCCGGCACCGTGCTCGGCCCCGCCGTCCTCACCGGCGGCGTGACCATCAGCTACGTGCGGCCCGCGGTCGGCGCCACCTTGGAGGCCGAGGCCACCGTGGCCTCCGGCGGACGGCGGCAGGCGACCTGCCGGTGCGACCTGTTCACCGTCGCGCCGGACGTGGCCCGGACGCTCTGCGCGGTGGCGCAGGGCACGGTGCTCACCGCCGGGTGA
- a CDS encoding Rieske 2Fe-2S domain-containing protein, producing the protein MDRYRAPADCLDAPTGWTFLDPVAERIAGVVQRLPLGPARDVLHGVWLGHPLHPALAQTPIGCWTAASLLDATGGDPRAVRRLTAAGLIALPPVLLAGWVDWSRLPPAHRRTGLVHAAGAVAAALLQGTSLHARCHGHPTRGRLLGLAGTGTVGLVAALGGHLAYRQAAGAAHAEAEPRLAPSDWHSLGATADIPADTPVRRRLGDVPVVVVRGPDDSWTVLADRCTHMAASLAGGEVVDGCLECPLHHSRFRLSDGHPARGPATAAQPRFETRVLADHLEARPTPAPEDPFRAASPCSALPRPALHRPAPPCAVPFRTGAVGSGRERSGAVDTGVAATRRAGRPVRSASRSEQGAGVRTSYASGRADAETYREAPWTVAVSWGSARPRSPCWPCPAGPPSRGGWGRCWAAPGWTRSSWPGWSRAATGWPRCPPSSAAAPPTCWTPNSPPSRR; encoded by the coding sequence ATGGACAGGTACCGTGCTCCCGCCGACTGTCTGGACGCACCCACGGGCTGGACGTTCCTCGACCCGGTGGCGGAGCGGATCGCCGGAGTCGTCCAGCGACTCCCGCTCGGACCGGCCCGGGACGTGCTGCACGGGGTGTGGCTCGGACACCCGCTGCACCCGGCACTCGCGCAGACCCCGATCGGCTGCTGGACGGCCGCGAGCCTGCTGGACGCCACCGGGGGCGACCCCCGGGCCGTCCGCCGGCTCACCGCCGCCGGGCTGATCGCCCTGCCCCCGGTGCTGCTGGCCGGCTGGGTCGACTGGTCCCGGCTGCCGCCCGCCCACCGCCGCACCGGACTGGTGCACGCCGCCGGAGCGGTCGCCGCCGCCCTGCTGCAGGGCACCTCGCTGCACGCCCGCTGCCACGGCCACCCCACCCGAGGACGGCTGCTCGGCCTGGCCGGCACCGGCACCGTCGGCCTGGTGGCCGCCCTGGGCGGCCACCTGGCGTACCGGCAGGCCGCCGGAGCCGCGCACGCCGAAGCCGAACCCCGGCTGGCCCCGTCCGACTGGCACTCGCTCGGGGCGACCGCCGACATCCCCGCCGACACCCCCGTCCGCCGCCGGCTCGGCGACGTCCCCGTCGTGGTGGTCCGCGGCCCGGACGACAGCTGGACGGTGCTCGCCGACCGCTGCACCCACATGGCGGCCTCCCTCGCCGGCGGCGAAGTCGTCGACGGCTGCCTCGAATGCCCCCTGCACCACTCCCGCTTCCGGCTCTCCGACGGACACCCGGCCCGCGGCCCGGCCACCGCCGCCCAGCCCCGCTTCGAGACCCGCGTCCTGGCCGACCACCTGGAGGCCCGCCCCACCCCGGCCCCTGAGGACCCGTTCCGCGCTGCCTCGCCCTGCTCCGCCTTGCCCCGTCCCGCCCTGCACCGTCCCGCCCCGCCCTGCGCCGTCCCGTTCCGGACAGGAGCGGTCGGGTCGGGACGGGAACGGTCGGGAGCGGTCGATACCGGTGTTGCCGCCACCCGGCGGGCGGGACGGCCAGTACGCTCGGCGTCCCGGTCGGAGCAGGGCGCAGGGGTGAGGACCTCGTACGCCTCCGGCCGGGCGGACGCCGAGACGTACCGGGAGGCGCCGTGGACCGTCGCAGTTTCGTGGGGTTCGGCGCGGCCTCGCTCGCCGTGCTGGCCGTGCCCGGCGGGGCCGCCGAGCCGGGGCGGCTGGGGGCGCTGCTGGGCGGCACCCGGGTGGACGCGGAGTTCGTGGCCTGGCTGGAGTCGGGCGGCCACGGGCTGGCCGCGCTGCCCGCCGAGCAGCGCGGCCGCACCTCCCACCTGCTGGACGCCCAACTCGCCACCGTCCAGGCGCTGA
- a CDS encoding SpoIIE family protein phosphatase: MSSTGAPPPPPGPPPPPGPAGGVRHLLALRLRRAQEETEELRAALAVRPLTALATGVLAERLGCGPAAAGAQLLALAARAHLGPQELAADILTTLPADPPDSTPGPAAAPPQPPQAPAGQAVPVLESALARTADMLGAPAAVLWTVRPGGVLQPVAAPGFTEAERAPWQHVPPGVPTPAQQALARRAPLGPTGPVTATLGAARAPYRLAVPLHRADGPSAVLELAWTTRPPDPTPAEHRRLHAAAEVGALTLTDGLSPGPARPATEPDDPDTAALDAALTPALLLSPEPATGTPVDFRITRVNAAFTDLADRPPHRVEGRTLTETYPRACAEGLLDLLLRVHATGRPHHADTLALTFLTGQTPAPALLEFAAARLAGPPGRLLVSWRPTGDDDRTDRLLRTAQRLSHLAGFEEDLRTGEIHWTPRTADLLGLPAGTAPVPLAALPAHVHPDDEQAVRRVVNAAVENGRPDSTVFRMRDLGSYTHYVRLVAEPVPDPTGRTAAVRGAFQDVSAQHWTETALAATTESLASTRQEAAERHLLALRLQQAILPPAPPPLESAGLRAAVRYRPSSQQDRVGGDWYDTTLLPDRTALLVVGDMAGHGVEAATGMVALRNALRGLAYTGAGPGRLLGWLNQAAADLTGAATATAVCARYHPDTRTLHWARAGHLPPVLLRDGTARPLPMPHGILLGAADDPDYQEHRLAMRPGDILLLYTDGLVERRDRSVEEPLDHLTRTLAEPAADLDALLDRALATSTADTDDDTCLIAVEVLAEPAAGPPPAPDPFR; encoded by the coding sequence ATGAGCAGCACCGGCGCACCGCCCCCGCCGCCCGGCCCGCCCCCGCCCCCCGGGCCGGCCGGCGGGGTGCGCCACCTGCTGGCGCTGCGGCTGCGCCGGGCCCAGGAGGAGACCGAGGAACTGCGGGCCGCGCTCGCCGTCCGCCCGCTCACCGCACTGGCCACCGGCGTGCTCGCCGAACGGCTCGGCTGCGGACCGGCCGCGGCCGGCGCCCAACTGCTCGCGCTCGCCGCACGCGCCCACCTCGGCCCGCAGGAACTCGCCGCCGACATCCTCACCACGCTGCCCGCCGACCCCCCCGACAGCACCCCCGGGCCGGCCGCCGCGCCCCCGCAGCCCCCGCAGGCCCCGGCCGGGCAGGCGGTGCCCGTCCTGGAGAGCGCCCTCGCCCGGACCGCCGACATGCTCGGCGCCCCCGCCGCCGTGCTCTGGACCGTCCGGCCCGGCGGCGTCCTGCAGCCCGTCGCCGCACCCGGCTTCACCGAAGCCGAACGGGCCCCCTGGCAGCACGTCCCGCCCGGCGTCCCCACCCCCGCCCAGCAGGCCCTGGCCCGCCGCGCCCCGCTCGGCCCGACCGGCCCCGTCACCGCCACCCTCGGCGCCGCCCGCGCCCCCTACCGCCTCGCCGTGCCGCTGCACCGCGCCGACGGCCCCTCCGCCGTCCTCGAACTCGCCTGGACCACCCGCCCGCCCGACCCCACCCCCGCCGAACACCGCCGCCTGCACGCCGCCGCCGAGGTCGGCGCCCTCACCCTCACCGACGGCCTCAGCCCCGGCCCCGCCCGCCCCGCCACCGAACCGGACGACCCCGACACCGCCGCCCTCGACGCCGCCCTCACCCCCGCCCTGCTGCTCAGCCCCGAACCCGCCACCGGCACCCCCGTCGACTTCCGGATCACCCGGGTCAACGCCGCCTTCACCGACCTCGCCGACCGCCCCCCGCACCGCGTCGAGGGCCGCACCCTCACCGAGACCTACCCCCGGGCCTGCGCCGAGGGCCTGCTCGACCTGCTGCTGCGGGTCCACGCCACCGGCCGCCCGCACCACGCCGACACCCTCGCCCTGACCTTCCTCACCGGCCAGACCCCCGCCCCCGCCCTGCTCGAGTTCGCCGCCGCCCGCCTGGCCGGCCCGCCCGGCCGCCTGCTGGTCAGCTGGCGCCCCACCGGCGACGACGACCGCACCGACCGGCTGCTGCGCACCGCCCAGCGCCTCAGCCACCTGGCCGGCTTCGAGGAGGACCTGCGCACCGGCGAGATCCACTGGACGCCGCGCACCGCCGACCTGCTCGGCCTGCCCGCCGGCACCGCCCCCGTCCCGCTCGCCGCCCTGCCCGCCCACGTCCACCCCGACGACGAGCAGGCCGTCCGACGGGTCGTCAACGCGGCCGTCGAGAACGGGCGTCCGGACTCCACGGTGTTCCGGATGCGGGACCTCGGCAGCTACACCCACTACGTCCGGCTGGTCGCCGAACCCGTCCCCGACCCCACCGGACGCACCGCCGCCGTCCGCGGCGCCTTCCAGGACGTCTCCGCCCAGCACTGGACCGAGACCGCGCTCGCCGCCACCACCGAGAGCCTCGCCTCCACCCGGCAGGAAGCCGCCGAACGCCACCTGCTCGCCCTGCGCCTGCAACAGGCCATCCTGCCGCCCGCCCCGCCCCCGCTGGAGAGCGCCGGCCTGCGCGCCGCCGTCCGCTACCGGCCCTCCTCCCAGCAGGACCGGGTCGGCGGCGACTGGTACGACACCACCCTGCTGCCCGACCGCACCGCCCTGCTGGTCGTCGGCGACATGGCCGGACACGGCGTCGAGGCCGCCACCGGCATGGTCGCCCTGCGCAACGCGCTGCGCGGCCTCGCCTACACCGGCGCCGGACCCGGCCGCCTGCTCGGCTGGCTCAACCAGGCCGCCGCCGACCTCACCGGCGCCGCCACCGCCACCGCCGTCTGCGCCCGCTACCACCCCGACACCCGCACCCTGCACTGGGCCCGGGCCGGTCACCTCCCGCCCGTCCTGCTGCGCGACGGCACCGCCCGCCCGCTCCCGATGCCGCACGGCATCCTGCTCGGCGCCGCCGACGACCCCGACTACCAGGAGCACCGCCTGGCCATGCGCCCCGGCGACATCCTGCTGCTCTACACCGACGGCCTGGTCGAACGCCGCGACCGGTCCGTCGAGGAACCGCTCGACCACCTCACCCGCACCCTCGCCGAACCCGCCGCCGACCTCGACGCCCTGCTCGACCGCGCCCTGGCCACCAGCACCGCCGACACCGACGACGACACCTGCCTGATCGCCGTCGAAGTCCTCGCCGAACCCGCCGCCGGCCCCCCGCCCGCGCCGGACCCGTTCCGGTAG
- a CDS encoding response regulator transcription factor, with translation MSTRILVVDDEQLIRAGFRAILQAEPDLEVVGEASDGLEATELARQLRPDVVLMDVRMPRLSGIDATAHLVRSLPDAPRVLVVTTFENDAYVYQALRAGAQGFLLKRSRADALVHAVRLVARGDSLLFPAAVRELALRHAPVAPDRSRIDRLSAREGEVLRLMAAGLANAEIADRMRLGAETVKTHVARLLAKLEVRDRTQAVIAAYESGFVTAGSGPTPF, from the coding sequence ATGAGCACCCGGATCCTCGTCGTCGACGACGAACAGCTGATCCGGGCCGGCTTCCGCGCGATCCTCCAGGCCGAACCCGACCTCGAGGTCGTCGGCGAGGCGTCCGACGGCCTCGAAGCCACCGAACTGGCCCGGCAGTTGCGCCCCGACGTGGTGCTGATGGACGTGCGGATGCCCCGGCTCTCGGGCATCGACGCCACCGCGCACCTGGTCCGCAGCCTGCCGGACGCCCCGCGCGTCCTGGTCGTCACGACCTTCGAGAACGACGCCTACGTCTACCAGGCGCTGCGCGCCGGAGCCCAGGGCTTCCTGCTCAAACGCTCCCGCGCCGACGCGCTCGTGCACGCGGTGCGCCTGGTGGCCCGCGGGGACTCGCTGCTCTTCCCCGCCGCCGTCCGCGAACTCGCCCTCCGGCACGCGCCGGTCGCCCCCGACCGCTCGCGGATCGACCGGCTGTCCGCCCGCGAGGGCGAGGTGCTCCGCCTGATGGCCGCCGGACTGGCGAACGCCGAGATCGCCGACCGGATGCGGCTCGGGGCCGAGACCGTCAAGACCCACGTGGCCCGGCTCCTCGCCAAACTCGAGGTCCGCGACCGCACCCAGGCGGTCATCGCCGCCTACGAGAGCGGCTTCGTCACCGCCGGATCCGGCCCGACCCCGTTCTAG
- a CDS encoding sensor histidine kinase, with the protein MLPGRRGLRALLGRRARLRWMHLLLGAALLMPFQLLTSVAVAVVGPGSGPSALLPQLLALALALPLVAAAGLLPVARSLEGAMARTLCGADGEILTAPADSWSARRRTSLWFTLHTLLGGITGALSLAVPPAGVLLLLHPLLGRHALQPPAPIQPFTQHPWLSTALGLGLLVLPVLFSGAAGRALARLAPRLLGPTPADRLAAARERADRMAERNRVARELHDSVGHALSVVGIQAAAAARLLRTDPDFAAAALTAIEETAHDAVAELDHVLGLLRDEEDRTAPHTLADLPALLDRARAVGAAVDYAEDGLEPATLPGTLSREAYRIVQEGLGNALKHADGAPVQVRLTVREDTLQITVVNPLRPRTRGRTRPRSRTGGGSGLTGMHERVRLLRGTLEAGPVGPVGPVGPDGSDRPDLPDRPDGSDAADRWRLAAGLPLRNPA; encoded by the coding sequence GTGCTCCCCGGCCGGCGCGGCCTGCGCGCGCTGCTCGGCCGCCGGGCCCGGCTGCGCTGGATGCACCTGCTGCTCGGAGCCGCCCTGCTGATGCCCTTCCAACTGCTGACGTCCGTCGCGGTGGCCGTCGTCGGCCCGGGCTCCGGGCCGTCCGCCCTGCTGCCGCAGCTGCTGGCCCTGGCGCTCGCGCTCCCGCTGGTCGCCGCCGCCGGGCTGCTGCCCGTCGCGCGCTCCCTCGAAGGGGCGATGGCCCGCACCCTGTGCGGGGCGGACGGCGAGATCCTCACCGCACCGGCCGACAGCTGGTCGGCCCGCCGCCGGACGTCGCTCTGGTTCACCCTGCACACCCTGCTCGGCGGGATCACCGGCGCACTGTCCCTGGCCGTGCCGCCCGCCGGAGTGCTGCTCCTGCTGCACCCCCTGCTCGGACGGCACGCCCTGCAACCACCGGCCCCGATCCAGCCGTTCACCCAACACCCCTGGCTCTCCACGGCGTTGGGCCTGGGACTGCTCGTCCTGCCGGTGCTGTTCTCCGGCGCGGCGGGCCGCGCGCTGGCCCGGCTCGCCCCCCGGCTGCTCGGCCCGACCCCCGCCGACCGGCTCGCCGCCGCCCGGGAACGCGCCGACCGGATGGCCGAACGCAACCGGGTCGCCCGCGAACTGCACGACTCGGTCGGCCACGCGCTCAGCGTGGTCGGCATCCAGGCCGCGGCCGCCGCCCGGCTGCTGCGCACCGACCCCGACTTCGCGGCCGCGGCCCTCACCGCCATCGAGGAGACCGCGCACGACGCCGTCGCCGAACTCGACCACGTGCTCGGACTGCTGCGCGACGAGGAGGACCGCACCGCGCCGCACACCCTCGCCGACCTGCCCGCCCTGCTGGACCGCGCCCGCGCCGTCGGCGCCGCGGTGGACTACGCCGAGGACGGACTCGAACCCGCGACGCTGCCCGGGACCCTGTCCCGGGAGGCGTACCGCATCGTCCAGGAGGGCCTCGGCAACGCGCTCAAGCACGCGGACGGCGCACCCGTCCAGGTACGCCTGACCGTCCGGGAGGACACCTTGCAGATCACCGTGGTCAACCCGCTGCGCCCGCGCACCCGGGGCCGCACCCGTCCCCGGAGCCGGACCGGCGGCGGCAGCGGACTGACCGGGATGCACGAACGGGTCCGGCTGCTGCGCGGCACCCTCGAAGCCGGACCGGTCGGGCCGGTCGGGCCGGTCGGACCTGACGGATCCGACCGACCCGACCTACCCGACCGACCCGACGGGTCCGACGCGGCCGACCGGTGGCGGCTCGCCGCCGGCCTGCCGCTGCGGAACCCGGCATGA
- a CDS encoding caspase, EACC1-associated type, producing MNHRVLRPDPAGSWAVLIAVGRYADLPDMPEAVASMELLADRLSGPDGGFDPARVLRVVDPESAREVADRVAAAAARATDTFLVHYAGHGVTSTAGHLHLGLPGTLDDPDHVPRTALPVGALLAAVGQRAAHRIAVLDCCFAGLALDEPAAADLHLLTAVDRARKALLNKDTGLTRFGEELLRLCQEGVPDGPAFLPLDLIHHHLAVTLAQIPTSAPRRYQAPVPQQRTVDASGHLALFRNPAHGTSCTESGLRARAAFAYRQFAIRNQRQPWHRPQAVALLADISADAARSLGPDHPLTLQLVNAHGHAVGLLHGPAAALALLEPLAARAALRLPPGSAELATINATLQEWSDQSPESHHPR from the coding sequence ATGAACCACCGCGTGCTGCGGCCCGATCCGGCCGGGTCCTGGGCCGTCCTGATCGCGGTCGGCCGCTACGCCGACCTGCCCGACATGCCCGAGGCGGTCGCCTCGATGGAGCTGCTCGCCGATCGACTCTCCGGCCCGGACGGCGGTTTCGACCCCGCCCGGGTGCTCCGGGTGGTCGATCCGGAGAGCGCCCGCGAGGTGGCCGACCGGGTCGCCGCCGCCGCTGCCCGGGCCACCGACACGTTCCTGGTCCACTACGCCGGTCACGGCGTCACCAGCACGGCGGGCCACCTCCACCTCGGCCTCCCCGGCACCCTGGACGACCCCGACCACGTCCCCCGCACCGCGCTCCCCGTCGGCGCCCTGCTCGCCGCCGTCGGCCAGCGGGCCGCCCACCGGATCGCCGTCCTCGACTGCTGCTTCGCCGGCCTCGCCCTGGACGAACCGGCCGCCGCCGACCTCCACCTGCTCACCGCCGTCGACCGGGCCCGCAAAGCCCTGCTCAACAAGGACACCGGCCTCACCCGCTTCGGCGAAGAACTCCTCCGCCTCTGCCAGGAGGGCGTCCCCGACGGGCCCGCCTTCCTCCCGCTCGACCTGATCCACCACCACCTGGCCGTCACCCTGGCGCAGATCCCCACCAGCGCACCCCGCCGCTACCAGGCGCCCGTACCGCAACAACGCACCGTCGACGCCAGCGGGCACCTCGCACTGTTCCGCAACCCCGCCCACGGCACCTCCTGCACCGAGTCCGGGCTCCGGGCCCGCGCCGCCTTCGCCTACCGCCAGTTCGCCATCCGCAACCAGCGCCAACCCTGGCACCGCCCGCAGGCCGTCGCGCTGCTGGCCGACATCTCCGCCGACGCCGCTCGTTCCCTCGGCCCGGACCACCCGCTCACCCTGCAACTCGTCAACGCCCACGGCCACGCCGTCGGCCTCCTGCACGGCCCGGCAGCCGCGCTCGCCCTCCTGGAGCCCCTCGCGGCCCGAGCCGCCCTCCGCCTCCCTCCCGGGTCGGCGGAGCTGGCCACCATCAACGCCACCTTGCAGGAGTGGTCGGACCAGTCCCCGGAGTCGCACCACCCCCGGTGA